ACATCTCAATAATATACACTGGGTAGCTCAAAAATTTTACACGGGAACATCTCGAAATCATGTACACATTTGCTAGATATTCCAAAATTTGTGCCTGTTCACATGAGTACATGACCGATTCtaatttctacaaattttatctGTTCCAGTGGCATGCGCACCATCGATCTTCTGCAAAGAgaaaaatctctactattataaaaattgaagatgtttttgcctgtattttggtacgtcatctgtgtatgagtcggtttttaagttcgtttgcttttaaaaatacacattcatatttgagtcggtttttaagatcgttcacttttggtaatatagaaggaaatcatataagaaatctgtttaaaaaacgcgcatgctaacttgagacgatcggactcctaactgcagctcaagatttctaaaaatatatatatcgaagcgaactcccacagtaaatttaatttttatatggaTCATAATTTAGGGCAAgctgaaaatattttctatatgttTTAGAACAACTACCTATCCTCAATATTAATTTCCATAAAAGTGAACTTTTTGCTTTGCCTAAACTAAAGACTGAGGAACAATATTTGTAGTTGTTTGGTTGCCAGATAGATATTGTTCTTTTAGATATCTTGGTATATCACAATTGCAACAAGTGAGGGCAAAACCACAAACCGTAAAAAGCAAAGGAAAAATCACAATTGCAGCAAGTAATTAAAGGCAAGAATACAATTATGCCTAAAAAACTAAATTCAATCTTtacatgccaaaaaaaaacataagtttgGTTATGATAGATGCTTGCTGTATAAATGCTGTAATTATTTTTCAGAACATTTTGTAACTATTTGAGTGATAGGGAAGCAAGTATGTGTATGCACTTGAGGGGTGAACATCCAATTCCACTGTAAGAATTAGAACACTAACTGATGGATGAAATTAAATGGGCTACTATATACTGCAACAATTAGTGAAACATGATTCTTAAATGCTCTCTGTGAAATCTTAATTATTTCTTAGATACATAGTATATGCGTGTATATAGGGATTCCAAGAGCACTGCACTGTTGTGGTCTGGTCGATCGAATCGAAGGGACTGCATGCATGTAGTTGCTCATGGCGCCGGGGCCGCCGCAGCAGCGACGTCGGGAGATGGTACCGTTGTCGTCGCAGTCCCAGTCTCAGAAAGATATTCCGGTAGGACAGCTTCCATGAGATCCAACAAGCTCCATATATAGTTGAACTTGGTGGCGAGGAGGGCCTCTCCCTCTGACGACGAGCCGTCAAGGCATCCACTCTTGCAGAGTGACGGCGGGTGGCCGCCATGGAACAAGACGGTGAGGTTCTGGTGGATGATGGGGGGCCTGTCTTCCATGTAGGTGTGTCCGCAGGTTAGGATGGCGTCAACTTCGCCGATGGTCTTGTTGCAGCTCAAGAGGCACTTGCCTGGAGGTGTTTTTGTCGTTATCGCCTCGTCCCCTTTCCACTGCTCGAAGAAGGTGGCGATGTTTGCGGggttggcggcggtggtggtggcaatCATGGATTCCGCGAGCGACCTGGCCTCGTAGGTCTTGAATGAGCAGTAGCGGACCAGCCGTTTGTACAACTCTTTGTTGTCCTGCGCCTTGGTGACGATGTCTGGGAGTGTCGGGAACACCCTAAGGCACGATGCTACGTCTGTCGTCTTGGAGCAGAACGCCTTGGGGTCGTAGCTGCCTATCGCAGCGGCAAcgaggaggaaaaggaggaggagtggTAGCTGTAGTGAGCGAGGCGATGCAAGAGAGGAGGAGCCGGCCATGCTTGCTAGGATGGGAATTGAGGGTAACTAACATATGCACATGGTGATGATGTCGTTTGATATATATACTCTCTTTCTATATATGTAGGAAAATTTCTTTTCCCTGCATGCATCGCTGGCTAGTAATCAGGAGAGCTTCACAAGTGTTGGGTTCAGTTTTGTTATGAATACTCTCCATTCATTCTtgtaccctctctctctctgtttttaatttcaagattttctttttgaggTTCTCTAGGTGTGTTTGGACCCTCCATTCATCTTTTGATCCCATAAGCCTGATATAAGGACAAGGCGTTTGAGGAGAGTTGTGACCATTTTACCGCTAGAACCGAACTTATTTGCCATTAGACGCGCTCACTACCTCTAAATAGAGATGTGACCAACAACAACACCGGTGGTCACATGCGGAGTAATTGCTCTCGGGTTTAGAAAAATATTCCCTTTGTACCTGTTCATATGAGTACATCaccgattccaatttcatctGTTCCAGTGGCACATTTGctatatatttcaaaatttgTGCCTGTTCACATAGTACATGACCATTCCAATTTCTACAAATTTCATCTGTACTCCAATGGCACGCACACCATCGATCTTCCGCAAAGAGGAACAAAGCAAAAGCCAAATGTCGACAAATTTTGGCACAACGAGCCGACTTTCTTTTTCCGTTTGCATGACATTTGCACTGTTATACGAGAACGGTAGTTGGGCATTTCAGAAAACTGCTAGGTGATAGAAGTAGCCATAAGAAAAAAGACCAGAAGTTGAGCAGAGGCACGATATATTCAACCTGGTGTTGAACCAACACCAGAAAAATTCAGAGAACTGCAAGCCTAACAACTAAATTTTCTTAAATTcagtaaaacctaaaagtaatttacatatattatagaagtaacttataacaaaacaaAGGTAACTTTAGCATGTTATTtaaagtaaatccgttgtagagataaaaacatgactctatctagaaattaaattaatcagcacaaattatggaattaactaaaaaaataataaaagtaatcacctcagagcattatgaatgtataggaagtattttaatcaaatctaaaagtaacttacttttttgttataagttacttctataatatatataaattacttttaggctttactgaatttacttttatatgtctaagaagtaacttagtaaaatctaaaagtaatttacacatatatatcataaaagtaatttgtgatttttcatcaaaatataatcatgtgagatcttgttgtaaagatttaattattaagaacacaacggtgtaatcggattgtaaatcggatgagtaatttaagagaaaattttatttgaagcatagatgataggaatatttcccctactTGCTTATAATGGATTAATAGCAACCAAAACTCCTAAAGTACTACACGTGGGTGTCTCTGGTTAAgactaattggagaggcctctccaattagatTTACCGAATTTCTTTTGTTTAGGAATTTTTTAGATCCAATGGTAGAGATCGATCTGTTTTGTCCGCAAATACATGCGCTACAGATGTGGATCCTCGTCTTTTTTTATTGCGTCACGTGACAGCTTAGGAGCAATTATAGGAATCCCACGTGATgtcttgagagcgtttgtataaagattaatgaacttttagtatataatatatagatagatgTGTCCTAGGAATCCCTTCAAGCAGCGCGCTATGTTCATTCAGGACGCAAAAAAGCCCCCAAAAGCAAACAGATGTGAACAGCTATTGTTGGCTTGAATCAGAACGAAGagtctccaaaaaaaaaaaagttttcctGCTATCTTAATTCTCTCTTTGTGCAGAGGAGGTTTGGTCTTTATTGCCTACGTCAGTGGGTTAATTAGCAGATCACTGTGTATGGTGTAGTAGGAGTATCCTTCTCGATCCCTTCCCCCACACTAATCCCCACCATTAGAAAATTAATGATAATCTGGAAACAGTACTCAGTGTGAACTCGATCGCGCTGAGGTAGGGTAGGCAGCAAGGATCGGCTAGTCATTATCAAGGGCCATATACTTGTATCGTACTGATCTACTAGATCGCATATACGTATAGGCTAGCTAGTGCTTTTGTATGCATAACTATACAAAGATTTATACTGGAGTACTAATAAACAGACAATTGATTATACAGTGTATATAATACAAGTGCACGAGCAGTACATGGCTCATgcatctttatttatttatatatacataccaTGGATGTACGTACCAGCAAATACAATATAAGGCACGAGTACGTACGGTACGTATGCAAATAGTAGAGGATATAGTTACACACATACAGTACAAGGGACATTGATACAATACAATACTCCAGTACACAGCATGTGATATATGTATGCAATGATGGTGTAAGAGTGTAACTAGATGAGACCGTGGGTGTAGTTGATCTGCTCGCCGTTGACCAAGTTGGGCAACCACTGGTTACCGTTGATGAAGTGATCAACGGTGAAACGGTTGGCCTCCGCCTCGGTGATCACCCGGACGCCCTTCCACTTCACACGGTCGGCCGTCTCTGCCCCAGCGCCTTTGTTGCCATACTCCAGGTACTCCACTGTCCTGGTTGTCTCCTCCACAGGTGTTGCCTTGTTCCAGTGAACCCAGCCGTCAGGGTTGATGATGTCGCTCATGAAACAGCCCATGAAAACCACCCTGGAATGGTTCTTCCAGGGCCTCCCCAGATAGGTATCCACCCCCGCGAGGCTTTCTCCTTCCATGGCGGTGATGTTGCAACCTTGGAGTACGAACCCCGACTCCTCGCTGGTTGGGTCGTTGCGCCCCTGCGCCGTGATGGCATTGTGCTTGCCGTTGCCCGGGTTGCGCACCAGTAAGCGGCAATACTGAAAAATGGCCTTCGCATTACCATACACAAAATCAATTGTTCCGGCGAT
The nucleotide sequence above comes from Oryza glaberrima chromosome 11, OglaRS2, whole genome shotgun sequence. Encoded proteins:
- the LOC127755359 gene encoding uncharacterized protein LOC127755359, with protein sequence MAGSSSLASPRSLQLPLLLLFLLVAAAIGSYDPKAFCSKTTDVASCLRVFPTLPDIVTKAQDNKELYKRLVRYCSFKTYEARSLAESMIATTTAANPANIATFFEQWKGDEAITTKTPPGKCLLSCNKTIGEVDAILTCGHTYMEDRPPIIHQNLTVLFHGGHPPSLCKSGCLDGSSSEGEALLATKFNYIWSLLDLMEAVLPEYLSETGTATTTVPSPDVAAAAAPAP
- the LOC127754654 gene encoding pectinesterase-like; protein product: MVRPSSGSGGRRHQRRWPRPPLHSSGVRRLRQRVAGGVAAAQRRRPSARSGGRKGFRAVPPPNEPVTLMLSLPPARVELVHKPDNRAKHFRRRTSPATRHASCCLLFARHDRTPAVALRCDSNRSLIHRCRIDGYQDTLWAQNNLQVYLRCDIAGTIDFVYGNAKAIFQYCRLLVRNPGNGKHNAITAQGRNDPTSEESGFVLQGCNITAMEGESLAGVDTYLGRPWKNHSRVVFMGCFMSDIINPDGWVHWNKATPVEETTRTVEYLEYGNKGAGAETADRVKWKGVRVITEAEANRFTVDHFINGNQWLPNLVNGEQINYTHGLI